AACAGCAAACCATTTGGCGCTAACATTCTATAAGCATTTTTAAAAATTTCTTCAGTGTCCTCATCATTAAAATAATGAAAACTAAAATGTGCATATATTACGTCAAAAGAGTTATCCGGAAAATCAACCTTCCTAATATCCTCCTGAAGACACTTGACGTTAGGATTTTCCGTTCTTATGGAACGAAAGGCACGACTTGAGATATCCACTGAGGTAACATCAAGTCCCTGAGCCGCAAAATACAGGCTATCCTTTCCATTGCCACACCCCAAATCTAAAAGTGTCTTAAAGTTTTTGTTTTCAATGAGTTTATATACATCTATCGCAAACTGATTAATTTTATCATGTCCGATCTGCAACTTTTTAGACCAATATATTGATTGATCAGAGTCCTCTTTAGACATTTGACATTCCCTTTTTACCAGTCAACAAATTAAATTAAGCCTAAAGAGACTTCTCAGTCACCAAAAAACGAAAAGCTCCATCTAAATTGATGACAATTCAATT
This is a stretch of genomic DNA from Alphaproteobacteria bacterium. It encodes these proteins:
- a CDS encoding class I SAM-dependent methyltransferase, with product MSKEDSDQSIYWSKKLQIGHDKINQFAIDVYKLIENKNFKTLLDLGCGNGKDSLYFAAQGLDVTSVDISSRAFRSIRTENPNVKCLQEDIRKVDFPDNSFDVIYAHFSFHYFNDEDTEEIFKNAYRMLAPNGLLFVRCISTNNALYGKGIKVGENMYDFKHVRHFFDTNYMEQMLKSTGFLVERSEEVVYEEGIHTAHVIEGVGKK